A section of the Macadamia integrifolia cultivar HAES 741 chromosome 9, SCU_Mint_v3, whole genome shotgun sequence genome encodes:
- the LOC122088328 gene encoding VQ motif-containing protein 4-like, with amino-acid sequence MENSPRRQEGENPSALASPKSNSSSSSSSNSNGVQHPLTPKSIARSDANAYPTTFIQADTSSFKQVVQMLTGSSETAKQASKVTSPADPSNKSAIPPIKSGPKKQGFKLYERRNSLKNLKISPLMPGSLHQNSGFSPRKPEILSPSLLDFPGLVLSPVTPLIPDPFNRSPPTCNTNSNDSICTSMAEEKAIAEKGFYLHPSPITTPRDSEPRLLPLFPVTSPKVSGSSS; translated from the coding sequence ATGGAGAACTCTCCAAGGCGTCAAGAGGGAGAGAACCCATCTGCCTTAGCATCCCCAAAGAGCAatagcagcagcagtagcagcagcaacagcaatGGAGTTCAACACCCCTTGACTCCAAAATCCATCGCCAGATCTGATGCTAATGCCTACCCAACGACCTTCATTCAAGCTGACACTTCATCCTTCAAGCAAGTAGTCCAGATGCTCACTGGATCATCAGAGACGGCCAAACAAGCGTCGAAGGTCACTTCCCCTGCCGATCCATCCAACAAGAGCGCTATACCCCcaatcaagtctggacccaaaaagCAAGGATTCAAGCTTTACGAGAGGAGGAACAGTCTCAAGAATCTCAAGATCAGTCCTTTGATGCCTGGATCACTCCATCAGAATTCTGGGTTTTCGCCGAGGAAGCCAGAGATCTTGTCCCCAAGTCTGCTCGATTTTCCTGGGCTTGTTCTGAGCCCGGTTACGCCTTTGATCCCTGATCCCTTTAACAGGTCTCCTCCAACTTGTAACACTAACAGTAACGATTCAATCTGCACTTCTATGGCGGAGGAGAAAGCGATCGCAGAGAAAGGGTTCTATTTGCATCCATCTCCGATTACGACTCCCAGGGACTCAGAGCCCCGGCTTTTGCCTCTGTTTCCGGTGACATCGCCCAAAGTTTcaggttcttcttcttga